The DNA segment CACCAATGCGGGTGGCCATTTTGGAATGGAGATGGCTTTAGCCGGGTATCATGTTATTGTAGTGGAGGGTATTTCTGACTCTCCGGTCTATGTTTATATTGAGGGCAAGAAAGTAATTTTCGGGGATGCCTCTAAGCTTTGGGGTAAGACAACATCGGAGACGGATATATTGCTTAAAAAATTAACCCATCCGAAGAGCAAAACCCTTGTGATTGGACCTGCAGGAGAAAATCTGTCTCCCATTGCAGGGATTTTTGTGGATGGTCACAGAGCGCTGGGAAGAGGCGGCGCAGGTGGAGTAATGGGGAGTAAGAAACTAAAGGGGATCGCAATTCTTGGAAAATCTAAGATAGAATTCAAAGGAGAAGCTCATAAATTTAAGGAAATATTAAGCAATTTGTATTCCCGTCTTAGGCAATCAGAAGGCCTTAAACGTTTCAGAACTTTTGGGACAACGGGAAATGTAAGGAGTATAAATCTTGCCGGTTCTTTTCCAACGAGAAACTTCCGGGATTCCTATCTTGAAGGATTTGAGAGTATAAATGGCACCGAAGTGAATAGACTGTTTTTTGTTAGAGCTGGTGCCTGTGCCCAGTGTCCTGTTAGTTGTAATAGGATCACAAGAGTGGAGTATGAAGGCAGGATTTATCTTGTAAGCGGACCCGAATACGAGACACAGTGGGCTTTTGGCGGTGCTACGGGTGTAACAGATTTGAAGTATGTAATTTTGGCGCACCATTTAGCCAACGAATACGGCTTTGATGGAATTTCTCTCGGCTCAACTGTTGCTTGTCTCATGGATCTTTATGAAGATGGGCATGTTAAGGATTTGCCGGTAGAGGCCAATTTTGGCGATGGAGAAGCGATGATCAAGTTAATACAACTTGCTGGAAGAAACGAAGGCATTGGGACGATCATAAAAGAGGGTTCACTGAGGTTGGCTTCCCATTTTGGTCATCCAGAATATTCGATGAGCGTGAAGGGGCAGGAAATTCCAGCCTATGACCCAAGGGGTATAAAAGGGATGGGTATCGGGTATGCCACTTCTACCCGCGGTGCCTGTCATCTGCGGGGCTTCAATACGTCGCAGGAAGTCTATAACGCGCCTGATCCAGAGTATAGATTGAAATATACAGACGAAAAGATCGATTTTCTCATAACTAATCAAAATATGAGGGCACTTCAGGATTCTCTCGGTGTTTGTGCCTTTGTTGGAGGATATTATGAACTTGAGGATTACTGTACTTTGATTCAATCCCTCTTAGGTATTTCAATAACTCCTGAAGAACTT comes from the bacterium genome and includes:
- a CDS encoding aldehyde ferredoxin oxidoreductase family protein; this encodes MSFKILRINLSDKTYYIEELSEEIFRKYLLGRGIGDYIFFKEVEPSIEPYSAENRLIFSTGPFAGTTVPGAARLSCVTRSPLTGTITSTNAGGHFGMEMALAGYHVIVVEGISDSPVYVYIEGKKVIFGDASKLWGKTTSETDILLKKLTHPKSKTLVIGPAGENLSPIAGIFVDGHRALGRGGAGGVMGSKKLKGIAILGKSKIEFKGEAHKFKEILSNLYSRLRQSEGLKRFRTFGTTGNVRSINLAGSFPTRNFRDSYLEGFESINGTEVNRLFFVRAGACAQCPVSCNRITRVEYEGRIYLVSGPEYETQWAFGGATGVTDLKYVILAHHLANEYGFDGISLGSTVACLMDLYEDGHVKDLPVEANFGDGEAMIKLIQLAGRNEGIGTIIKEGSLRLASHFGHPEYSMSVKGQEIPAYDPRGIKGMGIGYATSTRGACHLRGFNTSQEVYNAPDPEYRLKYTDEKIDFLITNQNMRALQDSLGVCAFVGGYYELEDYCTLIQSLLGISITPEELYRVGERVWNVENLYNRKAGITKDQDTLPERIFNLPAESGPSAGEAYDRSEFERLLNLYYRRRGWNEEGWPEAGKLRELGIE